The DNA region ACAACACAAGACGAACGACCTTGTTATATTTGCTGCAGGCTGGTTTTGTTGTGTTGCCTAAACCACCTTTTGTTGTGATATGTTTTGCAGAATCAGAGTGTGCTGGTTTACCTGCCTCGGACACAAATGTGAAACTAAATATCTCTTCAGAAATCAGatttactgaatattttgttAGCTATATAAGAATCTGTTTTGATGCATTACAAGCACAGAAATCAGGTCAGAACAAGACCGGCCAGACCAGTGTTCTGTCTCTGAGAGATATCAGGTTGCAAAGGAAGAACACAAGGACAGGAAAGTCTGTGGAGATGCTTCCTCCTCAGCTGCCAATTTGGGACTCAGTGATTATTGAGCCAGAAGTGCTATCTTTGTATTTAATTGGTTTTCAAGTTTTTCCTTCATGATTTTGTCCCATCACCCATTGATCTAATGTGAACTTTTAATCGCCACATCCTCCCTTGCTAAGGAGTATCTACAGCTTAATTATATGTTGTGTGAAGtgccattttctcttctttttgtttcttttcttaaaccTGCCACATGCTAGTTTCATTAGGCAGCCCTAGCTCTCATAATGAAAGACGTTTAACAATCATTCCATCATTCCCTATTTCCCTTCTCCGTGCCCTCGTAATGTTACACATCTCTTTCCTTTGAACATACCTTTGTTCATACTTGTCCCTGGCCTATAAacttttttccaattttacaTATCCTTTGGGAGGTGAAGGACCAGAGCCGTGCATTGCATTCAGGACGCAGGTGCGCTGTCATTTTATAGAGGGTCATGGTGATGTGATTTGTCCTCTCTCcttctgtaaaatacatttttatcccCCCTAACTGGCGGGTTCTATATGAAGGAAAGCTGTTTACTGCCATCCCTTGGCCATAACTAGAATGATTTGGTGCAGAATCCTTACTCCAAGTCCAGCCAAAATTCCCTGACAAAGTCCGTAAAGTAAATGTGAAGGTATCAAGGTACCATGTCAATGAAAAATCCATAGGGGATGAATTCAGGATTAATTCCTCTGCATAAATGAGATCTCACTGATGTGAGAGAAACCAGTCAAATGATATAAAGACCAGTTCTTACTAATGCTGGCAGTTAGGCGTATCACAAGGAAAAACCCTGAGGAGCAGGAAGTGCAGTtctctgatccaaagcccattaaaTCATCTGAGTCTTTTAATTGATTTCTGAGAACTTTGGCATGGGTCCAAAGTTCTACACTGATTTTAATCCAAAAACTTACAATAAAGTAATATGAGAGTAGTCTGAATGGAGGGACTTTGTATGTGAAGCCAAAGTCATGGCAAACATGAAAAAGTTAACCAGAGTTCCTTTCAGCTGCTGTATTCTTTATTGTTATTCTTATAAAGCACTTTTCTATATACCATCATTCATTATATATTTTGCATATCATCAGTGCTTGACCACAACTAATTATTAATAAGGACTGAATACACATTACTATGTACATGGAGTGTAACAGAGATAAGATGCCgtgtaaatattctgaaaatctcagcttcaAATGGCAAATTTACTATAGAGAATAATGTACATTCTGTCATAATCAAGCATGCTTTAATATCTAGAGATGTTGTTTACATTCAGTGGGCATGCAGATAATTTACAAGTTAAGGGGCGGTAAATTAAAATCAGTGGTTTCTTTTATagagtgtgtattttttttttgacagaaaaaattaTCTATCATTGATAGCTCAACTCAGATTATGAATAATATAAGCAAAATCTTGGAGAAACAGCATTATTCATATATTAATGTGCTCCGTAAGTATATAACTACAGGATCCTCACCACATCCCAGTGAAACAGGTAGGTTTTTCTTTCTATGAATGGGTCAAGGAACTCCCCGAAGTCACGCAGTCTGTGCAGAGTAACACCTGGATTAGGAGTGAGGACTTCTGGGATCGGTGTCCCCACACCATCACGCTTCTTTAAGAGCAAAGAGATGGAGCTTCGTTCCATGGCTGTAATCACCTTCAGGTTTGCCGTGTGCCTTCCTCCAGGTGGCCATCTCAAGAGCAGAACTTGTCACAAGCACTTCTATAGCTGGACACCACGAGACACATATCAACTCTGGGCTGGGTACAGATATGATAAATCATGATGGAAAAGGAGTGGTTTCAGCCCTGCACAGATGAACAATTTTCTGAACCGTTTCTGGACAGGGGACAGAGAAAGAGGTGAAAATTTGGTgtccttcctttcattttaaaattcctctgGCCTGCACAAAGCTGCAATGTTTGCAATACCTGCAGTCATGACGGAAGAGCAGCTGGGTTCGTACTTCTTCTCCCCAGCTCTCTCTGATGATGAATCATATTGCAGTAGCATGCTGTCACAGTTCAGTACCGACAGCCACAACCAAGCTGTCCCTGGCTGCAGACAAGGTGGCAGGATGACACAGTGACCGGGGCCTTGCTTGgacaagtgctgaaaaaaaaaatcctaaattggCTTGTTGTGGGAGAGAGGACAGAAAGGCTTCTGAAAGTCAGAGCTTTGCAAAAGATGCTAGGGAGCACTGGCAGGGAGAGccttctgctttttcatcatGCGTCatcttcttttattatttagGAGATGGGACCCTGTTGGAAAGTACTCACTGGAGATGCCTTCACCAAGTGTCTTCTGAGGTATTCAGCCATTTTACAGTAGATTCTCAgaggaaatcagaataaaatatgctTCCTGCCAGCCCAAGGCAGAAATGCATGGGAACAGTTTCATCTCATTGCAGTGGCCAATGCTTACGAGTGAAGGAGAAATGACTGCTCTTATTTTGGATACACCTTCTTTGATGgcatctttttctccccacaaaaTGAAATCACCTTTTTATACAAACCAATTAAGCGGTCCTGGCCCAGCTTAAAAGCGATGAAGACAATTTCCATGCCAATAATaatatagagggaaaaaaacaagaaaaacttgGGATGTTCCAGTTGTGTATCTCCAAATCCAATAGTTGTCAAGGtgataaagcagaaataaaaggctTCCTGAAAATCCAACCTGGTTTCCCAGTTTGGAAGAATAGCAGCTGCACAGGAGATGTACACAAAGATAACTAGCACCATTAATACAATGGGCACATCTAATTTTTCTAACTGTTTCCCTATTTTGTCAAAATTCTGGATTACTCTGGACATTGTCTTTCCCCTGGCTAGTTCGGGACATGAACTCCACCTctcaatgcttttatttcttgctggttttgtgtcttcattttctttggcaattaacatttcaaaaatttCGGCATTGCGATATTTGATTGGCTTCCTTTTAACACTTGGCTGACTTTTCAGCACTTCTATAATAGTCAAGGGCTCATTGATGGCTAATTTAGACTGTGCCCTGGATTTCCGTTCATCCCCTTTGTTACATGTGGATCCAGAACAGAGTTTAGAGGCTAGAATTTTTGACTGTAGTTTTCTGAATTCATTGTAAGACTTGGATAAGACGGTCGCAAGGATGTCTCCCATGTCTGTCAGGACCAAGAACATC from Mycteria americana isolate JAX WOST 10 ecotype Jacksonville Zoo and Gardens chromosome 6, USCA_MyAme_1.0, whole genome shotgun sequence includes:
- the KCNK18 gene encoding potassium channel subfamily K member 18, whose translation is MASTSQPLRGKRACKKIFWAVFPHACFILSLVIYAFLGALMFSHIEGNRKVNLSEEYRKFLQNLWYISRNLSDNMAENEEVFKEKIHALLNTAERDWFVNPKDIWTFFGSLFFCCTVFTTVGYGNTYPVTRIGKYLCMLYALFGIPLMFLVLTDMGDILATVLSKSYNEFRKLQSKILASKLCSGSTCNKGDERKSRAQSKLAINEPLTIIEVLKSQPSVKRKPIKYRNAEIFEMLIAKENEDTKPARNKSIERWSSCPELARGKTMSRVIQNFDKIGKQLEKLDVPIVLMVLVIFVYISCAAAILPNWETRLDFQEAFYFCFITLTTIGFGDTQLEHPKFFLFFSLYIIIGMEIVFIAFKLGQDRLIGLYKKVISFCGEKKMPSKKVYPK